The Halotia branconii CENA392 region TCTGCTGTAAATGTTGGCGAAATTTATTAACTACCTGACTAGGAATAGAACCTTTCAATAGCTGTACATTTAATTTTGTCTGGTTTTTTCCATTACATCCAACTAACAACTGTGAAAGTACTAGCCCACCTATACCTTGTAAAAAAGACCGTCGATCCATTAATTTGGGATTATACATTAGTTATGTAAGCAATAATTATAGCGATTTTCTTATGGATGAAATACACCACTCTAGCCCCTAGTTCCTAGACCCTTTTCCTTACTGGAGTGTCAAGAAATTTTACGAGTAACTTTGAAATGGCTAGGAGAAATATATTGCAGAGTTATGACAAATTTATCCCATTATATAAAAAAGCATTATCCCAAACATAATCAATTACCCTCCTCGCATCCTCTAAAGGAAGAACATGACAACATCCCTGGTCATCATAAGTCAATAAAGGAATTTCCGGTGCTGTTTTGTCATTTGTGTTTACCTTGCCATAAATATTTTCTAGATTATTCAATGGCCCTTGGATATCAAAATTGATTGTCGTGCCTAGTTTTTTCTCCATCCAAGTTTCGATGCGAGCATCTAATTGTTGAGGATTGAGGGGAATCGGGCTAGTGAGTAAATGATAATACACTAAGATGATTTCTTTACATTCTTCTTCTTCAGCTAAATCGATGAACATTTGAAATACACTAGCGTTATTAGCTAAATTTTTGAAAAACAGTGTTTCTGTGACATCTTTTTGAAATTTGATTTTTTTGTTTTTATAATTAGTATATTGTTTAAAGGCAAATCCACCTAAGGCGATCGCTAATGATAGAGTCGCTACTAATACGGGCATTACATTGCGGACTTTATCTGGTTCTACATCTAATGATTCGATAAAAAATGGTATATTTAGCACCAGTAAAATCGCAGCAAGCAGTAATAATAGGTTTGGCAATGCTCTTAATATTAGCGGAATTGCTGCACCAATGGCAGGAATCCCAAATAGTAATCGATCTTTCCAGGTCATACTCGTTGCTACGTTAGGAAAGAGCAAGTCAATATCTAGTTTGGGAATATTCTTATAGAAGTAGACATACATTTTACCGGGAATAAATTTCAATTCATTGATTTTATCTTTTTTATTCCTAAAATAATCTGCTTCTTTGAATTTAACTAGCAATACAATTCGCTCAAAAATATCAATAATTTTTTCTTCTTGCCAAAAAAATAATTTTTTGATCGAAATTTTTTTATTAGTGTCGCCCTGATAATAGCAGATGAATCGATCAAATTCATCGAAATCAACTTGCGTTTTTAAATCAATTAGAGATTTTGTATCTAATGCTCGTTGCACAAGTGGTTGAGGTAAAAGAATATAATTAGCTCTTTCCACAATATTTTTAAATGCATCAACCACTTTTAACTCCATTTCATCATACTGTTCAAATGTTGGTGGAGTCATGGGTTGGATATCTGCATTGGGGTTGAAGGGTATGTAGTTTTCTTTGATAATTTCTAAGGTGTGATAAAAGCGAAAGTGATAATATGCAGCTAAGATTTGACAAAATTCTTTAAATGTTTCTGTCTCGGCTTGATCTAGCTGACCATCTTGCAGACAAAGTTTGATAATATCGGTGCGATTGTAGGGAATAAATGCTTCTCGGTTTTCGTGAACAGTCATGTTATGAGATTAATCAAAATCCAACTAATAAGTTTGTCAAACCACCCCGCAGCGCTGGTCTCACCGCCTGTGCGAGTTTTAAGATATTCCGCGTAGGCGGTGAGAGAGTCACAGTCTTGGCGGTTCCCATCGATTGCGTTAGCGAATCGTTAGCGAGCGACGAAGGAGCATCACCCGTTAGCGTAGCGGTAGCGAGTCATCGAGCGTCAGGGACTTTGTTTGTGTAGCCGCGATTTCTAATCGCCTAGTGTTTCTGCTAGTATAAGTAAGTCGGGGAGAATAAATCAAACTATGTTAACTAATCTAAATTAGTTTGCCATATCAAGTACTGAAGAACCGGAAAAACTAACTCTCAATTATAATAAAAAATATTTATACAAAAGTTGTCCTGAAGATAATTTTTGCCATTTGTGGTAATGGTGTGCCAGTAAAGAAAACCGTTATATATATCAGATATTTTTAGGAATAACACGAAATAACAATGTATTTATTTGGTAATTCGATTCAGGAGTTATCACATACTGATTATGTTATTTATTATAACGAATTACTGTAATTGTAAAAATACAAACTTGTCTAATTGATAACACTGTGTTGAAAACATAATACAGAAATGAAAAGGAGTTAACTATGGATCTATCGGAACCGCCAAAATTGCTTGTTCCCTATGTAAGTGGATTGATTATCTTATGCATCTCTGTACTTTGGTTAGTTGATCAGTTTGTAACTTGGTTCCGTACTCGCACTAGTGACTTTCCCTTTGAGCCACTAATTGCTACAGCTACTGCTCTTGGGCTTTTATTTGTCTCTCCTGGCTTAGAAGAGAAAGATTGGACATTGTCATGGGTAATCTTTCTCATCGCCTTAGCGGTGTTGATATGGATGATGGGAAAAATACAAAATATCAAAAGGTGGCAATTCCAGACAGTGATTGCTATTTTTGTCCTTGTAAATGTAATACTATTTTGGAATTATAATCAGAATGACTTGCATGGTGAGACAATCAAGGTGATGTTGCAAACTGAACCGGATCGTGAGTCAATTGATAATTATTGGACACGCACTTGGGAGAAGAGTGCTGCTGAACAATTTCAAAAAGATTTTGGTGTAAAAGTCGAAATTATTCCTGTTAAAACTGGAGTTAGTAAACGTCTAGATCAATTTTTAGAAGCACTTGATCCAGAACTTCCACTCAAGCAAGGGGATGAAGTTGATGTGTTTGCTATTGACGTAATTTGGACTGGGTTAATGGCAAGACACGCAGCAAATTTACAACCAATTTTTCAGGACTTTTCCAATAAATTTAATTTTAATATCTTTGAAAATAATAAAGTTCGTGTAGGTAATAATACTAAGCTTGTCGCTGTACCTTGGTTCATTGATAATGGGCTACTTTTTTATCGCAAAGACCTACTGAAAAAGTATTTTCAAAGCGACCTTCCACCAAATACTTGGCAGGAGTTGGAACAGAAGGCTGTGGAAATTCAGAATCAAGAGCGAAAGCTAGGAAATAAGGACTTCTGGGGTTTTGTTTGGCAAGGTGATCCATCTGAAGGGTTAGTATGTAACGCTCTTGAGTGGCAGTTTTCTCATGGTGGCGGTACTGTTGTTGCCGTAAAGAATAACGTCATAGATGTAGATATTAATGTAGAAGCAACTACTAAAGCATTTGAGCGAGCAAAAAACTGGATTGGTAAAATTTCGCCACCGGATATCCTTATAGACTACGATCATAAAAAGGCATACCGAACTTGGAGAAAAGGCAATGCTGCCTTCATGCGTAACTGGCTATATGCTTACTCCGATACCTTTAAGGAAAGTCCAGAGCTGCCAAATCTTCAAGGTGATGTTGGGGTGACGTTATTACCTAAAGGTGATGATAAGAATGCAACCTATGCTTCCGCATTAGGCGGATGGCAGTTAATGATTAATGCTCATTCTCAAGGAAAGCAAAAGAAAGCTGCAATTGAGTTTGTAAAATTCTTATTAAGTAGGGAGCAACAAAAATTACTTGCACTTAAAACTGGTAAAGTTCCTGCCTTAAAAGAACTTTATACTGATGCAGAAGTCTTGGATAAGCTTCCATTTCTTAATGATAATGAGGATAATTCTAAACTCAACAAGCTGTTTACGGGTGAATCTCCTGTGATTGTGCAAAGACCATCCTCTTTAACAGATAGAAGTTACCCTATAATATCGGAGGTTTATCTTAATGGAGTTCGCAACATATTACAACGTAATGTTGTAGATACGCGAAAAGCTGTAGAGATGTTACGGGATAGAGTGAAGAATCATCTCAATACTTAATGCGCTTGGAGCATCCTATATTTAGACTCCAGAACACTCAGCAGCTTTTCTTCTACAGTCATCAGGTAAAGACGATTTCAGCTTCACCAATGACTGCAATAAATTGTTGACTGTCTCCTCCAGTGAGTCTAAGTGTATTCTATTGATGCGCTAGCTTTTTTTAGTAAGCTTGATCCAGTTTCATCAGTTTGAACTACTAACTTAACCACAGGATGTTTACCTTTCCATGTTATATTTTGAGCAAATTTTAAATTTGACAAAGCCAAGATTCATTTTCAATCCGTTTGGCAATAGGATGTTTTGTCGTTGTTCCAGGCTCAGATGTATCATTATGCCATCCTTGCCAAATATCTGTAGCAAGTTTAGAGAACTCACTTTGTACTTGGAACCAGCTAGGATTATTTTCTCTACTCCATAGGTAACACAACAAATCTAAAACTTTTTCAGAGGTGCGGTTACTTGTTGGATTTAATTTGTTTTTATTTGATTCAATTAATTGATCTTCTCCCATAAATACTCTTGTTAGCCCCTCTTTAGTGCTGAAATTACCCAGTTTTTTTGAACACCTAAAAATATCGAAGAGAGCATCACAAATACGGCGATTTAAGCCTAAATATATAGAGCCTTTAAGGGCTTTTAAAAAACGCTCTAAAGCATTAGTAGGGTCATTCTGAATTAATAGTAAATATTCTCCATGCAGCAAAGAAATTTCTGAAAGAACTGCTTGGCGGAAGTTTTCACTGTGACCAGTTGTTAAACTAGCATTAGCAAATTTATCAGCAAACTTAAAGACCTGTATTGACAAGTTACCATCTCCAAGTCTTACCCCGACTCGTCCTGCTAAAGCTAACCATCTAGTCACTCGCTGAGTTGAGCCAATACGTGATGCGTAGTGTGCTGCTTTGAGAAAATGTTCTATGGCTTTTTCAAGTGTATTTTTATCATTGCTCAGGTAGAACTCTATTCGCGCGGCATTTCCATAAATTTCAGATAAGGCTTTATAAATATCCAAACCTGGGTCTTTATAGCAAGATCCTCGTTTAATTGCGTTTTTAATTTTACTATCCCATTCTTCTAATTCAAGCCACTTGCTTCTTTGGTGGGATTCAAATAAATTTGGTTCATGTCCGCAGGAAAGCTCATATAAATAGATCTCTGACTGTATAAGAGCCTGTATAGGAACAAGCTCTTGTTTTACTTCCTCATCATCCTCAAATACTTTTTGAATTTCTGCAATGAGCGACTTTAAATTACTGATATTGCCTTGAGTGTTAGATAGTCTTAGCTCCAGTCGTTTTGCCAGAAGATAACAACGATAAAAATTGAGCCGATATGAAAAATAAATGTTTTCCTTGGGAATTATCTTCAGTTCATCTATAGCTATATCGGCAATTCTATTAATTTCAGTTGGCTGACATTCATCATCCAGAAATTGAAAATTCTGAAAAGCTTTCCTGGCTCTAGTTAATCGCTTTCTCAATTCAGAAAGAGCTTTGCACGCTGAAACGTAGATTTCTATATCGAGTTTGTCATTTGCATTCTGATCTACAATCCATTGTTTAGCAGCGTAGACAGTCGCTTGTAGCATAGTGATCATTGAGTCCCGATCTACCCAAATCCCTTGATACTTTTGCTGCTTTCCCAAAATTATAGTTGTTTCAACTAAAGAATCAATGCTGCTGTCTAAGGTTTTTGTCGAGATGCTGATGTTACCTATATCTTCTGTTAAGCCCATGTGTAAGCTACAAGCACCAATAGCATTCTCTAAAATTGTGTTTCCAGAAGTATAAATCCATTCAATCAACTCACTAGGTTGATTGTTGTAACTAAAGCTACAAGTCACTTTCGCCATAATTACTGGATTAAGCAAATCAAAGGACTTGGCCTCTATTTGTCTTGTTGAATAAGAACCTGGAGTTTTCAGTTCGCATTCTGCCTGATAACCAATTCGTACAAACTTCTGGTATAAATCTTTATACTCTTCTCCCGCGTTTATATATTTAGATAAAGTTTGAAATTCTGTTTTTTCAACTCTAATATGAAGGTTAGGTAAGTTTTTAGGCATTTGCTCTTTGATCGCAATGCTCATGAACAGTCTAATCGCTTCTTGCTGACTAAAGCTTGTTTTGCCTCCAGCTTTAAGTCTTCTCCAAGTTCGCTGTAGCTTGTCAATTACTTCGAGTCTCAGTTTTAAACCTAATGTTGGGTGGTTTTCGAGGTTATCAATCAGAGATTTTAGGTAGTCATTTTCCTGATCGTTAGAATTTTCTTGAAAAAGCTTTTTGCTGGCGATCGCTATTTTATTACTGGCGATCGCTAAGAACTCCTGGGTTGTAGGCACTAAATCTTCAAAATCCAAAAACTCAAGTAATGTAACTACTTGAGCCACTTGAAAAAACACTTCTGGAGTTACTCGAATAATTTTGGTTTTTTCTGGCAAAAACCCGGCGGACTCCAGTAACTCGTCCACTCCGCTTTTTCCCAACAATTCACGCATTTTTTCAGGATTAGGCAGTTCGTCAATATTAGATTCAATTTCTCCTGAGTTACTTTCAAGCTCTATTTTTGATTTCTTTTTGGATACCTTACCTTTTTGCAGACTCTCGCATAGTTTAATCAAGTTTTTACGGTCAACTGGCAATCGTTGCTTTTTACCTTTATTCAAAAAATTAATTACAACTGGACGGCTAACCCCCATCCCTTCAGATAACTCTACCTGGGTTGCTCCCATTTTGTCTAAGTAAAAGTAGAGCAGCTCCCGTAGTTCTTCTTGGTCTTCAATGCTTTCTTGGCTCATAATCTTTATTCTAGCTAGAACGAAAATCTAGATGTAAATTATATTGACATTGAAATGGTTCTTTCTTATTTTTTTTGTCGTTTCTAATACAGAAATTAATTTTACAAAACTTTATTTTTATGAAATCTTGTTAATTATGGGGTTTTCTATAGTTTTTTTGAGATTTTCTTCAAAAAATCTTCATTTTTATTTATTTCAGTAGCATACGCTACATTTTTGATCATGGAAAACATGTTTTTATAATTTACACACAACATCAAATTTACAGTGTATGGATAGTTTATGCCTCCCAATAGAGCAAATCCTTGACTCCTGTGAAGACCACGTAGCTAGGCTTCAGCAATCCAATACGGCTGGATTTATAGAAATCCAGTGCTGTCCTATTCGAGGACAGTATAAAACCAAGTGCCAATATGGATTTTACCGAAACTTTCTAATTGCACCAGAAGACTTAGCTGTTTGGAAGACTCCTCCGTTACTTAGACAGCGAGAAACCTTGGAAACTGTAGATCAAGTTATGACAATGCTTAACAGTGCATTGTTTGAGACTTTTCATCTACAGCAAGGTCATGCAAATATTCTGATCTGGCATCGTGAGCAGAGGAGTCAATACGGTCAATATGGATTTCAGTTTTGTCCATCAATAGTCCACGGAATTAAGCTTTGTTGATTTTAGAGGTAACGACAGCACAGCTGTACCTCATACATTTTTGAAATGAATTGCACCTAGTGTGAGGGTAATTCTAAACAACTGAATAAATTTATACTAAGGATCATCGCATCGATGGGAATAACCACGACGGATGTAGTTGAAGCTTAAGCTTCACACATCCGTTTTTGCGTTTTTATCTACTAAAAACACAAATTCATGATTCTTCTAGTGTCAGTAGTAAAAACAAATGACTACTGACGTGAAATACCACCCCTTCCAATACTGTTCGATTAACAAACTGATCTGTTGAGGTAAGCAGGGGAAGAAGAGAGGCAGGGGAAGAAGAAGACTAGACAATAACTTCCTTTCCTCCATGCTTCAAGAGCTTATCCGAACCGTATTGCCACCCTTTCACAAGATGGGATGAGCTTAAAACTTGAATCACATCAACTTTATCTGAGAAGTTCACAACCATGAAAAAATTAACTGCTAAGCTCATCAAGAGTTTTTTATTAGCAATATTTGCTTTCGTGATCGCTTACGTTCTATCAATAGGCTTTGGAGCTTTGGATATTTTCATAATGCTACTGCCCTTTGTGGGAAATTTGTTTTATAAGTTGGGAATGATCCTTTTGTGTTTAATAACAATAACAGTTATTTTAGAATCCCTGCGTTAAGTGAAAAAGCAGAGGAGCAGAGGAGCGATCGCCCGCTTTTTTCATCACCAAAAAAACTGTTAACAAGTTCTTTAGTGCAATCGTTTTCCTCTTGAATCAAGAAATCATCGCACCGAATAAACCATTAGTAATTCATTACCATAGTTGAGATCACATGATTAATAAC contains the following coding sequences:
- a CDS encoding TMEM143 family protein, whose protein sequence is MTVHENREAFIPYNRTDIIKLCLQDGQLDQAETETFKEFCQILAAYYHFRFYHTLEIIKENYIPFNPNADIQPMTPPTFEQYDEMELKVVDAFKNIVERANYILLPQPLVQRALDTKSLIDLKTQVDFDEFDRFICYYQGDTNKKISIKKLFFWQEEKIIDIFERIVLLVKFKEADYFRNKKDKINELKFIPGKMYVYFYKNIPKLDIDLLFPNVATSMTWKDRLLFGIPAIGAAIPLILRALPNLLLLLAAILLVLNIPFFIESLDVEPDKVRNVMPVLVATLSLAIALGGFAFKQYTNYKNKKIKFQKDVTETLFFKNLANNASVFQMFIDLAEEEECKEIILVYYHLLTSPIPLNPQQLDARIETWMEKKLGTTINFDIQGPLNNLENIYGKVNTNDKTAPEIPLLTYDDQGCCHVLPLEDARRVIDYVWDNAFLYNGINLS
- a CDS encoding extracellular solute-binding protein — its product is MDLSEPPKLLVPYVSGLIILCISVLWLVDQFVTWFRTRTSDFPFEPLIATATALGLLFVSPGLEEKDWTLSWVIFLIALAVLIWMMGKIQNIKRWQFQTVIAIFVLVNVILFWNYNQNDLHGETIKVMLQTEPDRESIDNYWTRTWEKSAAEQFQKDFGVKVEIIPVKTGVSKRLDQFLEALDPELPLKQGDEVDVFAIDVIWTGLMARHAANLQPIFQDFSNKFNFNIFENNKVRVGNNTKLVAVPWFIDNGLLFYRKDLLKKYFQSDLPPNTWQELEQKAVEIQNQERKLGNKDFWGFVWQGDPSEGLVCNALEWQFSHGGGTVVAVKNNVIDVDINVEATTKAFERAKNWIGKISPPDILIDYDHKKAYRTWRKGNAAFMRNWLYAYSDTFKESPELPNLQGDVGVTLLPKGDDKNATYASALGGWQLMINAHSQGKQKKAAIEFVKFLLSREQQKLLALKTGKVPALKELYTDAEVLDKLPFLNDNEDNSKLNKLFTGESPVIVQRPSSLTDRSYPIISEVYLNGVRNILQRNVVDTRKAVEMLRDRVKNHLNT